The window ATTCAATTTCCAATTCATTACTTAATCTTAATTATCTATTCTTGTTATACATTCTCTTAACTTTTATCTCTGATAGTCATCAAAAAATAAATGGTTATTTTTACAACATTAAAGATAATAGAAAATACCTATCTCTTTGAGTCTGTCTAATTCTATCTCATAAATGATGACGTTAATTAACCTTAGTAAATGCTAGGTTATTTTCTTCTGCTTATGTATTACACATAAAAAATAGAATGAACAACATTATCAACACGTTAAAAACAGCCATTACTATTAATATCATGAATGATATTTAGACAGGCCAGCCAAGCAATATTAAATAAACTTAAATTTTGTAGGTCTTACCAGATGGATAATTAATAATCAAATGAACAAAAATAACTCAAAGAGGTCATTAAAATTCCATTTATATATTATATTTCTCATTTTATAACTTAAGGGATATTCAGAACTTTCATCTATGGTGAAATATTAATCTCCTTCTTTGATCCCCTCATCAATTATTAACCTTAAGTTAAATTATCATATTTACACCTGTACACTTTTAATGACATTAACATTAAAAAAATATTAATTCTTACATCTCTAAAATAAAGTAATCACCGACAAAGCCTTTACAGCACTGAGCACATCAATTTACGTCACATTTCATTTCAATGACCTTTGTTAACAAATGCTACCGACACTTAACAATTACAAAATATATGATAAGATCATCATCTCAATTTGAAATTATTTACTATATAAAAAACAAGATTGTTATTGAGGTTATAGATGAAAATCTCGAGAAGAAAGCTATTATTAGGGGTTGGTGCTGCTGGAGTTCTAGCAGGGGGTGCTGCAGTTGTTCCTATGATCAATCGTGAAGGTCGTTTTGAATCGACTAAATCACGTGTACCTGCTGTTGCTGGTACTGAAGGCAAATTACCTGAGTCTGCAGATGCAGTCATCATCGGTGCTGGCCTTCAAGGGATCATGACTGCAATTAACCTTGCAGAAAAAGGTCTTAATGTTGTTATCTGTGAAAAAGGTGTTGTCGGCGGTGAGCAATCAGGCCGTGCATACAGCCAAATCATCAGCTACAAGACCTCCCCAGCGATTTTCCCTTTACACCACTACGGGAAAATTCAATGGCTTGGAATGAACGAAAAAATCGGTGCTGACACCAGCTACCGTGTTCAAGGCCGTGTTGAAGTACCTTCTAGCGAAGAAGATTTAGAAATTTCAAGAGCGTGGATAAAATCTGCATCTGAAAACCCAGGTTTCGATACCCCATTACGTACCCGTATGATTGAAGGTACTGAACTGGCTAATCGTCTGGTTGATGCACAAACTCCATGGAAAATTGGTGGATTTGAAGAAGACTCAGGTAGCCTTGACCCAGAAGTTGTCACACCAACCATGGCAAACTACGCAAAATCAATCGGTATCCGCATCTACACCAATTGTGCAGTACGTGGTATCGAAACTGCAGGCGGTAAAATCTCTGATGTTGTCACAGAAAAAGGTGCAATCAAAACTTCTCGTGTTGTTCTGACGGGTGGTATTTGGTCGCGTCTGTTCATGGGTAACTTAGGTATTGACGTTCCAACACTGAACGTTTACCTGTCACAACAACGTATTACTGGCGTACCAGGTGCACCAAAAGGTAACGTACACTTACCTAATGGTATTCACTTCCGTGAACAAGCTGATGGCACCTACGCGGTTGCTCCACGTATCTTTACCAGCTCTATCGTTAAAGACAGCTTCCTGTTAGGACCAAGATTCCTGCACGTATTAGGCGGTGGAGAATTACCATTAGAGTTCTCTATTGGTAAAGACTTATTCAACTCCTTCATGATGGCAACGTCTTGGAACTTAGATGAGAAGACACCATTCGAAGAGTTCCGTACAGCAACGAATACACCAAACAACGAACACTTAGATGGCGTTCTAGAAAGACTGAGAAAAGAATTCCCAGTATTTAAAGAGTCCAAAGTGGTTGAACGTTGGGGTGGTACCGTTGCGCCAACGGATGATGAAATTCCAATTATTTCAACAGTCGAGCAGTATCCAGGTTTAGTCATCAACACCGCAACAGGCTGGGGTATGACAGAAAGCCCTGCATCTGGTCGATTAACGGCTGAATTATTAATGGGCGAAAAACCATTTATCGACCCAACGCCGTACAAACTTTCTCGTTTTAACTAAAAAACGGGAAAAATAGCGATTTTTACTGTGGATCTATTAGTGAATAGTTTAAAGTTAAATGAAAGTTTAATTTTTGATAAAATTAATAGATCCTATTTACTTTGATAATGTTAAGGAGTTTACATGCGCTATAAAACTTTATTGCTTTCTCTGCCTTTGATTTTAGGTGTAGCAAGTGCGAATGCAGCTGATGATGTTAAACGCGTTCCAGTGAAAGGATTCCCTATCTCTGAATCAGTAGAAATCGGTGCGGGCAACAGCCTTATTTTCCTGAGCGGAAAAGTACCTTCTAAAATCTCTGCAGACGCTAAAGAAGGCGTTTTAGAGTCTTATGGTAATACCGAAGCACAAACTATCAACGTGTTAAAACAAATCCAAGCTAACCTTGAAGGTATGGGTTTGACCATGAACGACGTTGTTAAAATGCAAGTATTCTTAGTTGGTGGTGAAGAAACTCAAGGTACTATGGACTTTGCTGGCTTTATGGCTGGTTACAACAAGTTCTATGAGTCTGAGAAAGTAACTAATCTGCCAGCTCGTTCTACCTTCCAAGTCGCTAAACTGGCTAATCCAGCTTGGAGAGTAGAAATCGAAGTGACAGCGGTACGCCCAGCTGCAAAAAAATAAGTTATTCGATAACGAATAACTAAACGATAATGGGGCATAGCAATGTGCCTCGTTATATTAATTACCTTTCTTCTATTGCCATATCTTTCAACATCCTCTCACAGATTGTTACTCTCGTTTCCTGTATGCTATTGCTTAAAGTTCTTCAATAAATAAACGTGCTATGCTGCGATTATCAATCGTAAACGTTAGTAATGGCATAAGACAAGGTAATGTATGATTAAAGAGTCTCTCAAGATCCATGGAAAAAAGCAGTTTGAAATCAAACAAAAAGTGTTGTTTCCACGTAAGTCTAAAGAGATCCGTTACCAAGTAGATACTTTTTTCTTTTTACCTTCATCATTACAGATTAACCCTGACCTCTATGCAGCATCAAACCTCCAGCGCAGCCTAAAGAACTATATTCGGCTACGCCCACCTACAGTAAAATTATCATCACTTACTGATGAAAACGGGGCATTGAATGAGCTAAAGCAGTGGCTACAGCAATATAACCCACAAAACTTACCTTCATTGGACGAATATGAAAATAGGCTAAAACGTTATGCTTTAACGTTCAAAAGAACGATCCGCTTGAACATTAAAATGGTAAGCCAAACTCCCCAACGGCAGACTCCCGAATATTTGACTGAGTTCATGGCAAATATCGCCAAATGTTTCTGTGCTTATCGGGAATTAGCCATTCCGTCAGCCAAAATTGAAGAAGCTATCCATTCCAATGCTTTTTCTTATTGTGACGAATTTATGACGTATTACACCATGAATTATTTGCGTGATTTATTAGCAGATAAACAAATACCGTTACGCGAAGAAATACGTCATTTTTGGTACCAAGAGATGCGTTATTTGAAAAAGCAGTATCCTGATTGTTTTCCCAGTGATGAAACGGATGCTGAATTAGTCACATACCGCCGCAATTTATTGAAAAAATATATTAATCGTTATCTCTATTTAGAAATTCGTCATAAACGGGGGCTTCCTCTTCTACTACACTCTATCTATGGTATTGCAGCTGCAATTTCAATGATTTTCGCGACTGTTATCGCCTTTTTCTGGCAAGGAAAATATGGTGCTTTAAGTGCCAACTTATTTTTAGCGATGATCATCGGCTATATCTTCAAAGATAGGCTAAAAGAAGTTGGCCGGGAGCAATTGTATCGGCTATTCCAAAAATGGATCCCTGACCGCCAATTGCGTATTTATCGGGAAGGTATTAAAGCACCTGTTGGTATCTGTAAGGAGTCCTTTCGCTTTATCAATGAAGCGATGCTTTCACCCGATATCCGTGAAATGCGGCAAAAATCCCATTGGGTTAATTTGGTCAATGTTCAACGTATGGAAGACATACTGTATTACCGAAAGGATGTGCTACTGCATAATCGCCAATCCGTCTTCGAAAAGAACCAATCTTCTATCGCCGATATTACTCGGTTCAATATTTCTGATTTTTTGAAACACATTGATATTAGTTATGAAGAGTTAACCGTCAATGATGATGAGCCCGCGATTATGGGAGAAAAGGTTTACCATATTTACCTTTGCCGTCGCATCACGATAAATAAAAAAACCTACAATGAGCTGGCGCGTTTAGTGGTAAATGCCGATGGGATAAAACGCTTAGAAATGTTGCAATCACTGGACTTGCTGACAACCGATGAAGACATTGAAATTTCACCGCAGTGAAGATTACCCCTTTTTATAAAAAATATTCTAACATTTAATTTTCTAAATCATTCGAACTGTAGCAAGGCGGCAAGAGAAGCTAATCCCTAGGAGCATACAAAAGTATGTGACTAGGGTTAGCGAACGTAGCCAACACCGCTACAGCTCGAAGGATGACGAAAATTGGGAGCATACAAAAGTATGTGACCCGGGGTAGCGAGCATAGCCAACACCGCTACAGCTCGAAGGATGACGAAAATTTAGTAGTAGAGAGCAATATACTGGTCATCCACCCTCTTAATATCAACCGGGGTATCAAAAATATCCTCAATAATTTCAGATTTCATGATCTCCTCAGGCTTACCGTGATAAGACAAACGGCCGTTTCTCAGTGCAACAATGTAGTCAGAATAAACTGACGCAAAGTTAATATCATGGATAACTAAAATAATCGTTTTTCCCAGCTCGTCTGCGGCTTTACGCAGCAGTTTCATCATAATCACGGCATGCTTCATATCAAGATTATTCAATGGCTCATCGAGTAAAACATATTCTGTATCTTGGCATAAAACCATTGCCACATAGGCCCGTTGACGTTGACCACCCGATAATTCATCTAAATAACGGTGACGTAAATCTGATAAGTTTAGAAAAGAGAGTGACTCATCAATTTTCTTTTTATCATCAATGGTTAAACGACCTTTGGTATACGGGTAGCGCCCAAAACCGACCAACTCTTCAACCGTTAGTCGACTCGCAAATTGGTTCTCTTGGCGCAAAACAGATAAACATTTTGCGAGTTTATCACTCGGAGTTGTTGATACATCAAGTTCATTCACTTTGACATAGCCACCGTCATCGGGCTGTAACAAACGCCCGATAATCGACAACAGTGTTGATTTACCTGCACCATTAGGCCCGATGATTGAGGTAATACCGCTATTTTTAATTGTTGTTGTTACGTTATCTAAGACTTTAGTATCCTGATAACTTTTCGATATCTGACTAATTTCAATCATACTAAAACCTTCTTAACACCATATAAATAAAGAATATTCCACCGACAAACTCGATAACAACCGATAATGTCCCCGCCATATTTAGGCCATATTCAAGGATCAATTGACCACCAACCAGTGCAATGACACCAAGTAGAAAGGAAACGGGTAGCAAATAGCGGTGTTGGCTACTGCCAGCCACTAAGTAAGCTAAGTTCGCGACCATCAAACCTAAGAATGTTAAAGGGCCAACCAGTGCCGTCGAAACAGCAACCAAGATTGAAATAAGCAACAAGATAACCGTGACTTGCTGGCGATAATTAATCCCTAAGTTCACCGCATTGGCTTGCCCTAACGCGATAACATCGAAACAATAGCGCATACGCCACAATAAAACGCCCACGACCGCAGTGATAAGCAGCGTGAATAGAATGAGCTCAGGTGTCCCTTTGGTAAAGGTGGCAAACATCCGGCTTTGTAAAATGGAAAACTCATTGGGATCCATTAAGCGCTGTAGCAATGTCGCTACACTGCGAAATAATGTGCCAAGAATAATACCCACCATCAATACTAGGTTGATATTCATTTTAACTGACACAAATAACCAGCGATAAAGCAGTACAGAGAACAGCACGAGTAGAGTGGACTCTAATAAAAACTTACCAATATTCAATAGCCAAGAGGATGGAAAGCTATCGGTATAGAAGACAAAAATGGTTTGTAATAATATAAATAATGCTTCCAATCCCATGATAGATGGAGTCAATATCTTATTATTAGCAATAGTTTGAAAGAGAACTGTTGAAACCCCTGAGGCAAAAGCCACCACGATCATGGTGAGAACAATATAGCCTCGGTGCGGCAAAATGTAGGCAAGATTACTGCCCAAATTGACCGTCATATAAAGAACAATGGATAACAATGACAATGCCAGTAGTATCCATATTCTTTGCAACGGCGTTACCCCTTTCCTAGGCAACGCTATTGATGAGTTAACTTTTTGCATAACGTTGTTGCTTCAACAATAAATATAAAAAAATCACCGCGCCAACAACACCTAAAATCACACTTGCAGGGATTTCAAATGGATAGCGAATTAAGCGCCCAATAATGTCACAGAGTAAAACTAAGCCACCACCAGCAAGACAAATCCATGGAATGGTTTTACGTATGTTATCGCCCATCACTAAGCTCACCAGATTTGGAATAATTAAGCCTAGGAAAGGTAATGCCCCGACCACCACGACCACCACACCACTGATTAAGGCGATAATCGATAAACCGATAGTCATCACTTTGCGATAATTTAGGCCAACATTAATTGAAAACTCACGTCCCATACCGGCAACCGTAAAGCTATCTGCAATCCAGCAAGCAATTAACGTTAATATTCCTACTAACCACAAGAGTTCATATCGACCTTGAATGATGCTAGAAAAGTCACCACTCATCCATGCACCAAGAGATTGCAATAAGTCGAAATAATAAGCAGTAAAGATGGTTAATGCGCTAATCACTGCACCTAACATAATCCCTACCAGAGGGACGATTAGTGCAGATTTTAAAATTACGCGGCGCAATAGCATCATAAACAGCATGGTGCCAAGGAGTGCAAAACCGCTGGCGACCACCATCTTGGTCATAATACTCGCTGCTGGGAAAAGTACCATGACAACCAATAAACCTAAGCTGGCTGACTGGGTTGTTCCTGCAAGAGAAGGCTCCACAAAACGGTTTTGCGTTAATAATTGCATGATTAGACCTGCAACGCTCATCGCGCTACCGGCTAAAATCAAGGATATGGTTCGGGGAATTCGGCTAATAAAAAAGATGTCTTGCATCTCTGGGTCGGTGAAAAGCGAAACGGGTGACACGTCACCCGCTCCAATAAACAAGCTTAATACCGCTAAAACCAATAACGCGATAATTCCACAAAAAAGATAAAGCGTTTTCATCGGTTATTTTGCTTGGCTCTTCTCTAGTGCTGTATTGATGTCGTCCATCAACTGAGAATAAGTTTGGATCCCACCTGCGATATACACGGCAGTTGGGTCAAGGTAAGTAATTTGGCCTTTTTCCCATGCTGCTGTTTTTCTCACTAATGCGTTATCAAGTACCTCTGCGGCTGGCTGAGCATCAGATTTACCAATCGCACTATCACGGTCGATAACAAATAACCAATCTGGGTTCAATTTCACCAGTAATTCTGCATTAACGATATTACCGTGACGCCCTGTGTTTTCAGTAAATACATAAGCCGGTTCGAAACCTAACACATCAAAAATAAAGCCAAAACGTGAGCCTGGGCCATACGCGGAGATTTTACCACCACTGACTAAGATCACCATCGCTTTACCTGCTGTCGGTGCTTTAGTTTTGATACCTTCAATTTTTGTGTTGAAGTCAGCAATCAGTTTTTTGGCTTGTTCTTCTTTACCAAATAATGCGCCAAGCTCATTAGTACGCTCAGTTAAGCTACCAATAAAGTTTTTGTTATCAATGTCTAATGAAATAGTTGGAGCAACACCACTGAGTTTGTCATAGGCATCACGAGCACGGCTACCACCTAAAATCAGGTCAGGTTTAGCATTACTTAATGTTTCATAAGCAGGTTCAAATAATGTTCCGCCATTGACGTATTCAGAGCCGCTATATTTCGTTAAGAATTCAGGGAAGCGAACGTTGGTTTGTGGAACACCAGCAACCGGGGCTCCGAGTGCATCCATGATGTCCAGTGTTTCCATGTTCATCACCATAACTTTTTGCGGATGACGAGGAATTTCAGTTTTGCCTTGGGCATGTTCTACTGTGATAGTTTGTTTTTCTGCAACTTGAGCTGTTTCTGATGTGTCTTTCGCGTTATCACAACCCGCTAATACTAATGCTGATAACAAAGCAATACCCGAAACTAATGATTTTACAAACATCTAATTTCCTCCGTCCATCGATAAAAGTACTGATGATTAAATTTGGTGACCCATAATTTAGCGTATATTACACGCAAATAAGCGCAAATGATATTAGTTTGCATTTGCATTCGCTAAAAAGTTGTTACAACGCACAAAAACATCAATTTCATTCTATTGGTGGATAATTAAGAGAATTGCAAAAGTAAAACGGTAGGGAAAATATTAAGGAATTAAGATGAGGAAACGGTGACTTGAAGATGGATATATTGATAGATGGATATATTGATAGATAGATTGAATTTACAGTTAAACCTTGATGCCCTACTCATTTGTACAAAAGACAATACAAAACCGTAATCTCAACCTACCTATCACCACTAATCATTTAAAAACTCATTATTGTATATCATCCAAGTTCCCATGTTTATTAAGCTGGGAGCTAATATCTTCAAGGAACCAATCGATTGGGGTTCCCATTAAAAATGCAAGTTTGAACAGATGAAACAGGTCAATTTTAATTTTGCCTCTTTCGTAACGCGAGATCTGTTGTTGGCTAACACCTAGCAACTGAGCTAACTGAAAGCCTGTATATCCCAACTCTCTACGCTTTTCTAAGATCCTCTGACCTACCATATAATGGATTTTTTCACTACCATTTTCTGAATACATATTTTCACCATTTATTAAGGCACAGTTAAAATAAGGGCTGCGGCACCTTCAAACTGACCAGCTTGAACTCGGCCATTAGTGCCTAGCACGGCTTTGAGGGTGACCGAGTTTGTTCCACCTGCAGGCACATGGATTTTGTAACCATTTTCCCCAGGTGTATCGTTCCCACCTAAATACAAATTCGCATATAAGCTATTATCCGCCCGTAGATTTACACGACCATTTGTCACGTTAACACCAGTTGCAACCACCAAAACATCCATCGATAAGTTACATGTCACACTAATGTTCACTTGTTTTGATTGGCCAGCGAGATCGGCTTCACTAATTGGGCCAAAGTTGATATCCGGGACGGTATTGTTGATCTTACAAGCTCCAATTGGTGGAGGCGCAATACCACATAATGAGCCGGGAATTAACCCACCGTTACTTGTAACCCCTGTGCGATCTTGGTAAAACAGCCCCACACATTCCTGATTATTCTGTAGCCTAACCCCGGTATGAACAGCCCACTGTGTTGCTGGAGCTGTCGCCTTTGCCAAAACGCCGGGTATATTCTGAACATCAAGCATGTATCGATATCTAGAAATTTCGGCCAACTCGACGGTTGCCGCCCCCGGTGTTCCATTAGCGGTATGCTTATGGCTTATGGTGAGATAGCATTTCGACCATCCGAAACAAGGATTAGGCGTAGTTGGCAATTCAGGGTCCCAGCGGGCAATAACGTACTTATAGTCTGCATCGCCATTATTTGGGTTATTACCGGGTCTTGATTCAGTGATATAGGAAAAAACATAAGCTGATGCAGTAGATGAAAACATGACTGCACCAATTAATAGCGATAAAAATACTTTCATATTAGTTCACAGCCTTATTATTCATAATCTAATTTAAATGTTGCTACAGCACTGTAAGGCCCTACTTTTATTGTCTTATCTGCAATAGCATCCGGTTCACCTTTTAAATAGGCATAGAACCGCAATTGGTTAGCGCCATCTTGTAGCGTTAGCTTCGAGCCTTTCTGTTCAAGAGCCAGTGGTGTTTTATCTGAATTTTGCAGCCCCACCGCAAAACCAGATGCGACACTACTTGTTGATAATGCTAAAAAACCAGGAAGCGCTAGATTCGGAGTTCCAGAGAAAGTGACTTCTACAAATTTACCAATCGTTGTGTCACAATCAGACAGCTTAATCACAAACTCTTTAGGTGGAGTTTCACCATAGGCATAAAAGTTTTTTTCTGGTGTATCAAAAAAATCCATCGGGATGTTTTCATCACCAGGTAAAATAGTGCAGGGTTCCTCCACTAAATTACCGATAATCCTTAAATTATCAGGTACAGCAAAAGCCGTACTAACGTCGATAAGTAAGGCTCCAGCTACTGCACATTGAATTAGTTTGTTCATTATTGGTACTCCGCTAGCAATGTCCCTGTTGCGGTAAAGCCTCCTTCAGGCAACGTAACTCCCAATCTCTTAACTGGAACAACTTCTAAAACAGGCGGTTGCCCATACGTAATCTTTAACGGTTTATTGATTTCAAAGCCTAAACCATTTTGGGTAATACGCATGCCAAGATCTCGGAAATTGGTTTCCAGAGCCGACGTATCAAAGTCGGTTGCAGTTCCTTTGATTGTCAGCATCAAGTCCCAACCTTTTAAATTGTCTTCACACTTCAATGCGTAATTAATAGGTTTCGTGAATCTGACTCCATCTATTTTATGTAAACCAATATCTTTATATTCAATGACGTTGACTTTATCTTCAAAAACAGTGCAAGGCGGTGGAATTAATAAAGTTCCCGTAAATTCCACATCGTTCGCCATCGCAGCGCTAGCAGGTATTACTAGCAGACCCATTATCAGCGGAAATCTTTTCATTATTTTTTGCATTATTTTTCCCTCACTGATAATCAAGTTTGATAGTGACGCCCGCATGAAAAACCCCACCTTTTGTCAATGTTGTGGATAAGTCACGAACAGGTATAGCTTCAAATTGAGGGGCATTTGGGTACACGAACTTGATTTCTTGATTTAATCGAAGCTTGCTTCCGTTATAACGAAAAGCAATCCCTAAACCCGGAAGATCTGTCTCAATTGCACCAGTATCAAAAGATGCAGGAATACCAATCAACGTCATTTTCATTTGCGACGTTGGCCTTTTTTCACAGTCAATATTGTAATTTATGGGTTTCGAATAGGCGTTCCCGTCAATTCGCGTACTCATGATTTCATCAAAATTGACTTTGATGATATTTCCACCATTAATTTTGCAAGGGGGTGGTGCTAAAACAACTCCTTTAATCGGTACGGTTATCATACCGGGTGTGACTGTCGCCCGTGTACTTCCCGACGGGCTAATACGTGAATCGGGTAACCCTGCATAGGAGGCCGATGTAAAAAGTAGTCCAACGAGACATGATGCCAGCAGGTACCGCTGCTTATTTAAATCACTCATAATCCACCTTAAAGTCCATTACGGCGCTGAAACTTCCTTCCGTCAATTTTTCGGGAGTTCTCACTGGTGTGACAAAATATTGAAGAGTCCCCTGCGGTGCATCAAGGAATTGTGGACGACCTCGGCTTCCTAGCCTGATATCTTCTCGTTGTGCGTCAGTCACTTCTAATGCCAAGCCAGAGACACCTTTTACACTTAACATTTCTGGAAAGTGTTTATCCGATACGGCAACAAAGGAAACCGTTATGACGGGCTGCATTGCATCCCAAATCGCTCTGCCCGTTCTCGTGTCTTTCATTCGGCTTTCTGTACGAATGCAATGTCTAAATTCTAATTCAAATGACACTGGTTCAGCTCTATCACCAGGTTTACGGAGTGAATAAGAAGGGATCTCCCCTAGAGACACTTCTTGGCGCTTTGAATTGGTCACATCCATCGTACAAGGTGCCTCGGTCATCATGCCATTTACTGTCAATGTTCCGTGTAATCCATCAATATCCCAGCTACTTATTCCAAAGGTAAACACTGGAACTAAGCTGAATAAGATAGTGCTGAACTGGAGAGTCCTTTTCATACATTGTTCTCCGTTATCTATCCGTCGAAGATTCAACTTTGCAAGTTGTACCTGCGCAACCAAACGTCAATTTAGGCCTTCCACCATAATCATTGATATAAGTTAGAACTGGCTTTGCCCCCATAGCACTTGCGCTACCCTTAAGCATTCCGTTACCTTTTGGTGAGATCATCACAGGCTCAAACTGCTTCACCGTATCTCCTCCCACTTTTGAACTTGCATCCACAATCGTGACAAAGTAAGCAGTTGGATTCGTGACTTCGTAGGCATCACCTTTACGCGTTAACGTAATTTTTTCTTGCCATGGGTTTTCTAAATCCGTACGAGTGGCATATAACGCTTTTGGTCGATAAAACAACTTAATACGTGTTTGTAATGCAATTTGTAATACGTTAGCTTCTTTACTACGTGGCGGAATCTCACGTAAGTTAAAGTAATAAACACTTTCTCTGTCCTGAGGTAATGTCGCGATATCAGGAAGAGATTGAATTTTAACTTGGCTACCTTCACCTGGTTCTACGCGTTGAACTGGTGGTAACACCGTGAGTGGGCTTTCAATTTTGTTACCATTAGCGTCTTCAATCCAGCCCTGCGCAAGATAAGGTAACTCTGTGTTTTCATTCTTAATATTTAAGCTAATGGTCTTTTCAGCCCCATTATAAATGACGCGTGTTCTATCAAGTGCAATAGCGGCCAAAGCCTGTCCACATAGCACTGCAGATAACGTAATTGTCGTAGTAAAAAATGCAATTTTCTTAATATTCATATGTACCAACTATTTATAAAATCAAGCAACTTGGGTTACTCGGTATAATCTGCGCTGTAAGCAATATCCGGTGGCTTCAATAACCAACGCTGACTCGGTTCTACGCCCTGTTTAACGGGTGCAGGTTTGTAGACAGGGGCTGGTTGCCCAACAGGAACAGCTTTTGCAGGCATATATCCAGGTTCAATACCTGGGCTGCTTGTACACGGTAATAACAGTGAGTTAAATTCCGCCGTTTTAATATTTTCTGGGATCTGAATTTTGCATTGCGCACTTCCATCCCAATGCACATCTAAAACTTCATTTGGATTGACACCAGAGATATATACGGAGCCATTATCAGTCACGATACCGAGCTCTCTATTTTTCTCATTTCTCACGGTAGCCCCGAATGGCGGATAACTTCCATCGGCCAGTGCCAATCTCACCATCGTTTTAACACCCGCTAACACCTCAAATTCGCGGTAAGCAACAGCCCCTTCAGTCAACGTAATAGGCTGCGATGTCCGA is drawn from Providencia huaxiensis and contains these coding sequences:
- a CDS encoding ABC transporter permease, which gives rise to MKTLYLFCGIIALLVLAVLSLFIGAGDVSPVSLFTDPEMQDIFFISRIPRTISLILAGSAMSVAGLIMQLLTQNRFVEPSLAGTTQSASLGLLVVMVLFPAASIMTKMVVASGFALLGTMLFMMLLRRVILKSALIVPLVGIMLGAVISALTIFTAYYFDLLQSLGAWMSGDFSSIIQGRYELLWLVGILTLIACWIADSFTVAGMGREFSINVGLNYRKVMTIGLSIIALISGVVVVVVGALPFLGLIIPNLVSLVMGDNIRKTIPWICLAGGGLVLLCDIIGRLIRYPFEIPASVILGVVGAVIFLYLLLKQQRYAKS
- a CDS encoding helix-turn-helix domain-containing protein, with amino-acid sequence MYSENGSEKIHYMVGQRILEKRRELGYTGFQLAQLLGVSQQQISRYERGKIKIDLFHLFKLAFLMGTPIDWFLEDISSQLNKHGNLDDIQ
- a CDS encoding iron ABC transporter ATP-binding protein produces the protein MIEISQISKSYQDTKVLDNVTTTIKNSGITSIIGPNGAGKSTLLSIIGRLLQPDDGGYVKVNELDVSTTPSDKLAKCLSVLRQENQFASRLTVEELVGFGRYPYTKGRLTIDDKKKIDESLSFLNLSDLRHRYLDELSGGQRQRAYVAMVLCQDTEYVLLDEPLNNLDMKHAVIMMKLLRKAADELGKTIILVIHDINFASVYSDYIVALRNGRLSYHGKPEEIMKSEIIEDIFDTPVDIKRVDDQYIALYY
- a CDS encoding siderophore ABC transporter substrate-binding protein, with product MFVKSLVSGIALLSALVLAGCDNAKDTSETAQVAEKQTITVEHAQGKTEIPRHPQKVMVMNMETLDIMDALGAPVAGVPQTNVRFPEFLTKYSGSEYVNGGTLFEPAYETLSNAKPDLILGGSRARDAYDKLSGVAPTISLDIDNKNFIGSLTERTNELGALFGKEEQAKKLIADFNTKIEGIKTKAPTAGKAMVILVSGGKISAYGPGSRFGFIFDVLGFEPAYVFTENTGRHGNIVNAELLVKLNPDWLFVIDRDSAIGKSDAQPAAEVLDNALVRKTAAWEKGQITYLDPTAVYIAGGIQTYSQLMDDINTALEKSQAK
- a CDS encoding iron chelate uptake ABC transporter family permease subunit, producing MQKVNSSIALPRKGVTPLQRIWILLALSLLSIVLYMTVNLGSNLAYILPHRGYIVLTMIVVAFASGVSTVLFQTIANNKILTPSIMGLEALFILLQTIFVFYTDSFPSSWLLNIGKFLLESTLLVLFSVLLYRWLFVSVKMNINLVLMVGIILGTLFRSVATLLQRLMDPNEFSILQSRMFATFTKGTPELILFTLLITAVVGVLLWRMRYCFDVIALGQANAVNLGINYRQQVTVILLLISILVAVSTALVGPLTFLGLMVANLAYLVAGSSQHRYLLPVSFLLGVIALVGGQLILEYGLNMAGTLSVVIEFVGGIFFIYMVLRRF
- a CDS encoding MrpH family fimbial adhesin, producing MKVFLSLLIGAVMFSSTASAYVFSYITESRPGNNPNNGDADYKYVIARWDPELPTTPNPCFGWSKCYLTISHKHTANGTPGAATVELAEISRYRYMLDVQNIPGVLAKATAPATQWAVHTGVRLQNNQECVGLFYQDRTGVTSNGGLIPGSLCGIAPPPIGACKINNTVPDINFGPISEADLAGQSKQVNISVTCNLSMDVLVVATGVNVTNGRVNLRADNSLYANLYLGGNDTPGENGYKIHVPAGGTNSVTLKAVLGTNGRVQAGQFEGAAALILTVP
- a CDS encoding RidA family protein, whose product is MRYKTLLLSLPLILGVASANAADDVKRVPVKGFPISESVEIGAGNSLIFLSGKVPSKISADAKEGVLESYGNTEAQTINVLKQIQANLEGMGLTMNDVVKMQVFLVGGEETQGTMDFAGFMAGYNKFYESEKVTNLPARSTFQVAKLANPAWRVEIEVTAVRPAAKK
- a CDS encoding NAD(P)/FAD-dependent oxidoreductase; the protein is MKISRRKLLLGVGAAGVLAGGAAVVPMINREGRFESTKSRVPAVAGTEGKLPESADAVIIGAGLQGIMTAINLAEKGLNVVICEKGVVGGEQSGRAYSQIISYKTSPAIFPLHHYGKIQWLGMNEKIGADTSYRVQGRVEVPSSEEDLEISRAWIKSASENPGFDTPLRTRMIEGTELANRLVDAQTPWKIGGFEEDSGSLDPEVVTPTMANYAKSIGIRIYTNCAVRGIETAGGKISDVVTEKGAIKTSRVVLTGGIWSRLFMGNLGIDVPTLNVYLSQQRITGVPGAPKGNVHLPNGIHFREQADGTYAVAPRIFTSSIVKDSFLLGPRFLHVLGGGELPLEFSIGKDLFNSFMMATSWNLDEKTPFEEFRTATNTPNNEHLDGVLERLRKEFPVFKESKVVERWGGTVAPTDDEIPIISTVEQYPGLVINTATGWGMTESPASGRLTAELLMGEKPFIDPTPYKLSRFN